In one Bacteroides intestinalis DSM 17393 genomic region, the following are encoded:
- a CDS encoding GumC family protein encodes MDILLFISQFLYRIRYWLLWGTLFVTGLVIYFTQFLPYSYTVKSSLYAGITSSTSLDGAAVNFSVVAATFDNLVNIAKSRGTLEKVSLRLLASSYTHGEEWKDNQYIQAKHYRQLLQITPKEVMELIDRKDESKTLANLTAYKKNDHNNFIYSVFNRTIAFYSMAALDRVELKRIGNSDILDISYTSADPGLTQLTVAFLIEELINAYEILRFKSTNDVIAYFEEQVRLAKVRLSEEEDNLMHYNVQERIINYGEETKALAATRYQVDDRLEAAKRTYEGAVALRKMLDEKMDVRAQIIRNNTNLLQELDKVSNLNQSIMEKEIFISDKSKSKSEELQKEKTELRQAEDRISSISDNLNEFAFTKEGVGIENMINEWLIALVNEARAQAEMKVLESRQQDIFDQYSHMSPVGTQVNRKERAIDIAEDNYRTQLSGLASANLRLKNIEMSTSNLQTVAPPSYPLTDNGRNRLMYILAAFFGSMIFIILYFLLIEVLDHTLRDPYRSKRLSGLPVIAAFNGISNLKYRGFLKACNRLAAAYCCNRLNKYMKVGEPTVINLLSINSREGKSFLAKYFIRHWESEGLRVRLVTHDYDFESNGKQYVQAQQLSDFWMLNEAEKTPDIILVEYPSIKDSSIPLPVLQKADVNLLIANACRLWRDSDNTTLAPFKEALKDTPFMLYLNNADRDVVESFTGELPPKMPIHSFISRLAQLGLTSQKNEVK; translated from the coding sequence ATGGATATCCTACTATTTATATCGCAATTCCTGTATCGTATCCGCTATTGGTTATTATGGGGAACCCTTTTTGTCACAGGTCTAGTTATTTATTTTACCCAATTCCTTCCTTATAGCTATACTGTTAAAAGCAGCTTATACGCTGGTATTACAAGCTCGACTTCATTGGATGGAGCTGCTGTAAATTTTTCTGTAGTTGCTGCCACTTTCGATAACCTTGTCAATATTGCCAAATCCCGAGGTACATTAGAAAAAGTTTCTTTACGTCTTTTAGCTAGTTCTTATACTCATGGTGAAGAGTGGAAAGACAATCAATACATTCAAGCGAAACACTACCGTCAATTATTGCAAATAACTCCCAAAGAGGTTATGGAATTGATTGACCGTAAAGACGAAAGCAAAACTTTAGCTAACTTAACAGCCTATAAAAAAAATGATCATAATAATTTTATTTATTCTGTTTTCAATCGTACCATAGCTTTTTACAGCATGGCTGCTTTAGACCGGGTAGAACTTAAGCGCATAGGTAATAGCGATATTTTAGATATCTCCTATACATCTGCAGATCCTGGGTTGACTCAACTAACAGTAGCTTTTCTCATTGAAGAACTTATTAATGCCTACGAAATCCTCCGGTTCAAATCAACAAACGATGTGATTGCCTATTTTGAAGAACAAGTACGATTAGCCAAAGTCAGACTCAGTGAAGAGGAAGATAACCTGATGCACTACAATGTTCAAGAGCGTATTATTAACTACGGTGAAGAAACAAAGGCCTTAGCCGCTACTCGCTATCAAGTAGATGACCGTCTGGAAGCAGCCAAACGAACCTATGAAGGAGCGGTGGCTTTGCGGAAGATGTTAGATGAGAAGATGGATGTACGTGCTCAAATTATCCGTAACAATACCAACTTGTTGCAAGAATTAGATAAAGTCAGCAACTTGAACCAAAGTATCATGGAAAAAGAAATCTTCATTTCGGACAAAAGTAAGTCCAAAAGTGAAGAACTACAAAAAGAGAAGACAGAATTAAGACAAGCTGAAGATCGAATTAGCAGTATTTCAGATAACTTAAATGAATTTGCTTTCACAAAAGAGGGTGTAGGCATTGAAAATATGATTAATGAATGGCTTATAGCATTGGTTAACGAAGCCAGAGCACAAGCCGAGATGAAAGTATTGGAATCACGTCAGCAAGATATATTTGACCAATATAGTCACATGTCTCCTGTTGGTACACAAGTCAATCGCAAAGAACGCGCGATCGACATTGCCGAAGATAATTATCGGACTCAACTAAGTGGACTTGCCAGTGCCAACCTACGTCTGAAGAATATCGAAATGAGCACCAGTAATCTTCAAACTGTAGCACCTCCATCCTATCCTCTTACCGACAATGGGCGCAATCGATTGATGTACATTCTTGCTGCTTTCTTTGGTAGCATGATATTCATCATTCTCTACTTCCTATTAATTGAAGTGTTAGATCATACCCTACGCGATCCTTATCGCAGCAAGCGCCTTAGTGGTTTACCTGTTATAGCTGCTTTCAATGGTATTAGTAATTTGAAATATCGTGGTTTCTTGAAAGCATGCAACCGCTTAGCTGCAGCTTATTGTTGCAACCGCTTGAATAAATATATGAAGGTAGGTGAACCTACGGTTATCAACCTACTAAGTATCAATTCTCGTGAAGGAAAATCGTTCCTTGCTAAATATTTCATCCGCCATTGGGAGTCAGAAGGTCTTCGTGTGCGTCTGGTTACTCACGATTATGATTTTGAGAGCAATGGAAAGCAATATGTACAAGCACAACAACTAAGTGATTTTTGGATGCTCAACGAAGCCGAGAAAACACCGGACATTATATTAGTAGAGTATCCATCTATCAAAGACTCCAGCATTCCATTGCCTGTACTCCAAAAGGCTGATGTCAATTTATTGATAGCCAATGCCTGCCGTTTATGGCGTGACAGTGATAATACGACATTAGCTCCTTTCAAAGAAGCATTGAAAGACACACCTTTCATGCTCTACCTAAACAATGCCGATCGTGATGTAGTAGAATCATTTACTGGTGAATTACCACCTAAAATGCCGATTCACTCTTTCATCAGCCGGTTGGCGCAATTAGGTCTAACGTCTCAGAAAAATGAGGTTAAATAA